One genomic window of Novosphingobium aureum includes the following:
- a CDS encoding BamA/TamA family outer membrane protein, which translates to MPLTRFAPPFLLCLALFAAPALHAQERQLEDLEETEDAAQGIAEAGEKPRERIIIPVPIGDPQLGAGLALATALFYQPGKSTRPWTTGVGGFRTSNGSWGGGGVQSMSLARDRLRVQLIAAYTAMNLRYFGAEGDSSDEDEWADVKEKTTIVSAKARLRIDEHIFAGARLRYRSKHSSLRDTSEALEQLVEDAGGASVFDTRQKLVQLGPILTYDDTTEPFAPRSGTIANAEVHFALPALGSDLGYTQSKASWKHYRDMGADDVLAMRAKACLVSKSAPFFDICEVGLRGYPGGRFRDRASWSAEAEWRHRLTRRIGAVGFIGLGSTGGGLGDALGARMLPAIGGGLRYLLAESYGVNLRVDAGFGRDGHAVYVSLGESF; encoded by the coding sequence ATGCCGCTCACGCGTTTCGCTCCGCCTTTCCTGCTGTGCCTCGCACTATTTGCAGCGCCCGCGCTCCATGCGCAGGAACGCCAGCTCGAAGACCTCGAGGAGACCGAGGACGCGGCGCAGGGCATCGCCGAGGCGGGCGAGAAGCCGCGCGAGCGCATCATCATCCCGGTCCCGATCGGCGATCCGCAACTGGGCGCCGGGCTCGCGCTCGCCACCGCGCTGTTCTACCAGCCGGGCAAGAGCACGAGACCCTGGACCACAGGCGTGGGCGGCTTTCGCACGTCGAACGGCTCGTGGGGCGGAGGCGGTGTCCAGTCGATGTCGCTCGCGCGCGACCGGCTGCGCGTGCAGCTCATCGCCGCCTACACCGCGATGAACCTGCGCTACTTCGGCGCGGAGGGCGACAGTTCGGACGAGGACGAGTGGGCCGACGTCAAGGAGAAGACGACGATCGTCTCGGCCAAGGCACGGCTGCGCATCGACGAGCACATCTTCGCAGGCGCGCGCCTGCGCTACCGCTCCAAGCATTCGAGCCTGCGCGATACCTCCGAGGCGCTGGAGCAGCTCGTCGAGGACGCGGGCGGCGCGAGCGTGTTCGACACCCGCCAGAAACTCGTCCAGCTCGGCCCGATCCTGACCTACGACGATACCACCGAGCCCTTCGCCCCGCGCAGCGGCACCATCGCCAATGCCGAAGTGCACTTCGCCCTGCCCGCGCTCGGCAGCGACCTTGGCTATACGCAGTCGAAGGCAAGCTGGAAGCACTATCGCGACATGGGCGCCGACGACGTGCTCGCGATGCGCGCCAAGGCCTGCCTCGTCAGTAAGAGCGCGCCCTTCTTCGACATCTGCGAGGTGGGCCTGCGCGGCTATCCGGGCGGACGTTTCCGCGACCGCGCGAGCTGGTCCGCCGAGGCCGAATGGCGCCACCGCCTGACCCGCCGGATCGGCGCGGTCGGCTTCATCGGGCTGGGCAGTACCGGCGGGGGTCTGGGCGATGCCCTTGGCGCACGCATGCTGCCTGCGATCGGCGGCGGCCTTCGCTACCTGCTCGCGGAGAGCTACGGCGTGAACCTGCGCGTCGATGCCGGGTTCGGGCGCGATGGCCATGCCGTCTACGTGTCGCTGGGGGAATCCTTCTAG
- a CDS encoding DUF3592 domain-containing protein, which produces MDENESPGSPLVEHGHIPGCEDSWRVREAIVSLCLWNPRGLLNLSEILFPFVWIGGWVAASVWFRRANGRSIIPQRPTNADFLEDWCSGRSLRNYLTRVGGARNCLLVYVSDGQLVVTPRFPFTLLFLPELFGLDIRVSTASIASVEPVRRLWSRMLRVSFESAVLAPIELKLHDERRFLDSLGRRAQVGLGRASTAPLKPRRSFRLIFFRLFMMVWGTGALTAALSGLPEDYRFRRDGVETVGVFDSHTGVLGDRNDRGVLSYSVRGDRFHLTSLQGNGVYELGGTAKLFYMPDKPEDAREAANLLFNLMWLLLGIVALALSILGGWIARRIWR; this is translated from the coding sequence GTGGACGAAAACGAATCTCCGGGTTCGCCCCTTGTCGAACATGGGCATATCCCAGGTTGTGAAGACTCTTGGCGGGTGAGGGAAGCAATCGTATCGCTTTGTCTTTGGAATCCGCGGGGGCTGTTGAACTTGTCAGAAATTCTGTTTCCATTTGTCTGGATCGGTGGCTGGGTCGCAGCGTCTGTTTGGTTCCGACGCGCGAATGGCCGGTCCATCATTCCACAGAGGCCGACGAATGCGGATTTTCTGGAGGATTGGTGCTCCGGTCGGTCACTCCGGAATTACCTTACTCGCGTCGGCGGCGCTCGTAATTGCCTACTGGTATACGTGTCGGACGGGCAGCTTGTTGTAACGCCACGCTTTCCGTTCACACTCTTGTTCCTGCCTGAACTTTTCGGACTGGACATTCGGGTCTCCACTGCCTCCATTGCCAGTGTTGAACCCGTGCGGCGCTTATGGAGCCGCATGTTGCGAGTTTCATTCGAATCCGCTGTTCTGGCACCGATTGAGTTGAAACTGCACGATGAGCGTCGTTTTTTGGATAGTCTGGGACGTCGAGCACAAGTCGGGCTTGGGAGAGCCAGCACGGCTCCGCTCAAGCCGCGACGCAGTTTCAGGCTCATCTTTTTCCGTTTGTTTATGATGGTTTGGGGCACGGGCGCTCTCACTGCAGCGCTTTCTGGCCTGCCTGAAGACTATCGCTTCCGACGTGATGGTGTTGAGACAGTCGGCGTATTCGACAGCCATACGGGAGTGCTCGGGGATAGGAATGACAGGGGCGTCTTGTCATATTCGGTACGCGGCGACCGCTTTCACCTCACATCTCTCCAGGGGAATGGCGTCTACGAGTTAGGCGGCACTGCTAAGCTATTCTACATGCCAGATAAGCCAGAGGACGCGCGAGAAGCTGCGAATCTACTATTCAACTTAATGTGGTTACTTCTTGGTATCGTAGCCCTCGCGCTTTCGATTTTGGGCGGATGGATCGCAAGGCGAATCTGGCGCTGA